A single region of the Streptomyces sp. NBC_01381 genome encodes:
- the rplB gene encoding 50S ribosomal protein L2, protein MGIRKYKPTTPGRRGSSVADFVEVTRSTPEKSLVRPLHSKGGRNNAGRITVRHQGGGHKRAYRVIDFRRHDKDGVPAKVAHIEYDPNRTARIALLHYADGEKRYILAPRGLGQGARVENGPGADIKPGNNMALRNIPVGTTIHAIELRPGGGAKFARSAGASVQLLAKEGSMAHLRMPSGEIRLVDVRCRATIGEVGNAEQSNINWGKAGRMRWKGVRPTVRGVVMNPVDHPHGGGEGKTSGGRHPVSPWGKKEGRTRDRNKASNKYIVRRRKSNKKR, encoded by the coding sequence ATGGGAATCCGCAAGTACAAGCCGACTACGCCGGGCCGTCGTGGCTCCAGCGTCGCCGACTTCGTCGAGGTAACGCGGTCCACGCCGGAGAAGTCGCTGGTTCGCCCGCTGCACAGCAAGGGCGGCCGTAACAACGCCGGTCGGATCACCGTTCGCCACCAGGGTGGCGGACACAAGCGCGCCTACCGCGTCATCGACTTCCGTCGCCATGACAAGGACGGCGTGCCGGCGAAGGTCGCGCACATCGAGTACGACCCGAACCGCACTGCGCGCATCGCGCTCCTGCACTACGCCGATGGCGAGAAGCGCTACATCCTGGCCCCGCGTGGTCTGGGACAGGGTGCCCGGGTTGAGAACGGCCCTGGCGCCGACATCAAGCCCGGCAACAACATGGCGCTGCGCAACATCCCCGTCGGTACGACGATCCACGCCATCGAGCTGCGGCCCGGCGGCGGCGCGAAGTTCGCCCGCTCCGCGGGTGCCTCCGTGCAGCTGCTCGCGAAGGAGGGCTCCATGGCCCACCTCCGCATGCCGTCTGGTGAGATCCGCCTGGTCGACGTCCGCTGCCGCGCCACCATCGGCGAGGTCGGCAACGCCGAGCAGTCGAACATCAACTGGGGCAAGGCCGGCCGTATGCGCTGGAAGGGCGTCCGCCCGACCGTGCGTGGTGTCGTGATGAACCCGGTTGACCACCCGCACGGTGGTGGTGAAGGCAAGACCTCCGGTGGTCGTCACCCGGTCTCGCCGTGGGGCAAGAAGGAGGGTCGTACTCGTGATCGCAATAAGGCGAGCAACAAGTACATCGTCCGCCGCCGCAAGTCGAACAAGAAGCGCTAG
- the rplV gene encoding 50S ribosomal protein L22, with the protein MEARAQARYIRVTPMKARRVVDLIRGMDATEAQAVLRFAPQAASVPVGKVLDSAIANAAHNYDHSDASSLFISEAFVDEGPTLKRFRPRAQGRAYRIRKRTSHITVVVSSKEGTR; encoded by the coding sequence ATGGAAGCCAGGGCCCAGGCGCGGTACATCCGCGTCACGCCCATGAAGGCCCGCCGCGTGGTGGACCTCATCCGTGGCATGGATGCCACGGAGGCTCAGGCGGTCCTGCGTTTCGCCCCGCAGGCCGCGAGCGTGCCGGTTGGCAAGGTGCTGGACAGCGCCATTGCCAACGCTGCACACAACTACGACCACTCGGACGCCTCTTCGCTGTTCATCAGCGAGGCGTTTGTGGACGAGGGTCCGACCCTGAAGCGGTTCCGTCCGCGTGCTCAGGGCCGTGCCTACCGGATCCGTAAGCGGACCAGCCACATCACCGTGGTCGTCAGCAGCAAGGAAGGAACCCGGTAA
- the rplP gene encoding 50S ribosomal protein L16, protein MLIPRRVKHRKQHHPKRSGMSKGGTQVAFGEYGIQALTPAYVTNRQIEAARIAMTRHIKRGGKVWINIYPDRPLTKKPAETRMGSGKGSPEWWVANVKPGRVMFELSYPNEKTAREALTRAAHKLPMKCRIVRREAGES, encoded by the coding sequence ATGCTGATCCCTCGTAGGGTCAAGCACCGCAAGCAGCACCACCCCAAGCGCAGCGGTATGTCCAAGGGTGGTACGCAGGTTGCGTTCGGCGAGTACGGCATTCAGGCCCTCACTCCGGCGTACGTGACCAACCGCCAGATCGAGGCGGCTCGTATCGCGATGACCCGCCACATCAAGCGTGGCGGCAAGGTCTGGATCAACATCTACCCGGACCGCCCGCTGACGAAGAAGCCCGCCGAGACCCGCATGGGTTCCGGTAAGGGTTCCCCCGAGTGGTGGGTCGCGAACGTCAAGCCCGGACGGGTGATGTTCGAGCTGTCCTACCCGAATGAGAAGACTGCGCGTGAGGCGCTTACCCGCGCTGCTCACAAGCTTCCGATGAAGTGCCGGATTGTTCGGCGCGAGGCAGGTGAGTCGTGA
- the rpsC gene encoding 30S ribosomal protein S3 yields MGQKVNPHGFRLGITTDFKSRWYADKLYKDYVKEDVAIRRMMTSGMERAGISKVEIERTRDRVRVDIHTARPGIVIGRRGAEADRIRGDLEKLTGKQVQLNILEVKNPEVDAQLVAQAVAEQLSSRVSFRRAMRKSMQSSMKAGAKGIKIQCGGRLGGAEMSRSEFYREGRVPLHTLRANVDYGFFEAKTTFGRIGVKVWIYKGDVKNIAEVRAENAAARAGNRPARGGGNDRPARGGRGGERGGRGRKPQQQSAPAAEAPKAEAPAAAAAPAESTGTEA; encoded by the coding sequence ATGGGCCAGAAGGTAAACCCGCACGGGTTCCGGCTCGGCATCACCACGGACTTCAAGTCCCGGTGGTACGCCGACAAGCTGTACAAGGACTACGTCAAGGAAGACGTCGCCATCCGTCGGATGATGACGTCCGGCATGGAGCGCGCCGGTATCTCGAAGGTTGAGATCGAGCGCACCCGTGACCGCGTGCGTGTGGACATCCACACCGCACGTCCCGGCATCGTCATCGGCCGCCGTGGCGCCGAGGCCGACCGCATCCGCGGTGACCTCGAGAAGCTCACGGGCAAGCAGGTCCAGCTGAACATCCTCGAGGTCAAGAACCCCGAGGTCGACGCTCAGCTCGTGGCCCAGGCCGTGGCGGAGCAGCTGTCCTCCCGCGTCTCCTTCCGTCGCGCCATGCGTAAGAGCATGCAGTCGTCGATGAAGGCCGGCGCCAAGGGCATCAAGATCCAGTGTGGTGGCCGTCTCGGCGGCGCCGAGATGTCTCGCTCGGAGTTCTACCGCGAGGGCCGCGTGCCCCTGCACACGCTCCGTGCGAACGTCGACTACGGCTTCTTCGAGGCCAAGACGACCTTCGGCCGTATCGGCGTGAAGGTCTGGATCTACAAGGGCGACGTCAAGAACATCGCCGAGGTCCGCGCCGAGAACGCTGCGGCCCGTGCGGGTAACCGCCCGGCCCGTGGTGGCGGCAACGACCGCCCGGCCCGTGGTGGCCGTGGTGGCGAGCGTGGCGGCCGCGGCCGCAAGCCGCAGCAGCAGTCCGCGCCGGCTGCCGAGGCCCCCAAGGCCGAGGCTCCCGCCGCAGCTGCCGCTCCGGCTGAGAGCACCGGAACGGAGGCCTGA
- the rpmC gene encoding 50S ribosomal protein L29 encodes MSAGTKASELRELGNEELLNKLREAKEELFNLRFQAATGQLENHGRLKAVRKDIARIYTLMRERELGIETVESA; translated from the coding sequence ATGTCGGCCGGTACCAAGGCGTCCGAGCTGCGCGAACTGGGCAACGAGGAGCTCCTCAACAAGCTCCGCGAGGCCAAGGAAGAGCTGTTCAACCTCCGTTTCCAGGCGGCGACCGGTCAGCTCGAGAACCACGGTCGGCTCAAGGCCGTCCGTAAGGACATCGCGCGGATCTACACCCTGATGCGTGAGCGCGAGCTGGGCATCGAGACGGTGGAGAGCGCCTGA
- the rplD gene encoding 50S ribosomal protein L4: MSTIDILSPAGDKTGTVELPAEIFDVEKISIPLIHQVVVAQLAAARQGTHKTKRRGEVRGGGKKPYRQKGTGRARQGSTRAPQFAGGGVVHGPQPRDYSQRTPKKMKAAALRHALTDRARNARIHVVTNVVEGEISTKAAKTLLGKVSERKNVLLVIDRADETSLLSARNLPQVHILEPGQLNTYDVLVSDDVVFTKAAFESFVSGPKANETEGSEA, translated from the coding sequence ATGAGCACCATTGACATCCTTTCGCCGGCAGGCGACAAGACCGGGACGGTCGAGCTCCCCGCGGAGATCTTCGACGTCGAGAAGATCAGCATCCCGCTGATCCACCAGGTCGTCGTCGCCCAGCTGGCCGCTGCCCGTCAGGGCACGCACAAGACCAAGCGCCGTGGCGAAGTCCGCGGTGGTGGCAAGAAGCCTTACCGCCAGAAGGGCACCGGCCGCGCGCGCCAGGGTTCGACCCGTGCGCCGCAGTTCGCCGGCGGTGGCGTCGTCCACGGCCCGCAGCCGCGTGACTACTCGCAGCGGACCCCGAAGAAGATGAAGGCCGCGGCCCTGCGCCACGCCCTCACCGACCGGGCCCGCAACGCTCGTATCCACGTTGTCACCAACGTGGTCGAGGGCGAGATCTCCACCAAGGCCGCGAAGACGCTGCTCGGCAAGGTCAGCGAGCGCAAGAACGTGCTCCTGGTCATCGACCGTGCGGACGAGACTTCGCTGCTCTCCGCCCGCAACCTGCCCCAGGTGCACATCCTGGAGCCGGGCCAGCTGAACACGTACGACGTGCTCGTCTCGGACGACGTGGTCTTCACCAAGGCCGCCTTCGAGTCCTTCGTGTCTGGCCCCAAGGCCAATGAGACCGAAGGGAGCGAAGCCTGA
- the rpsQ gene encoding 30S ribosomal protein S17, with translation MSESNVTETKTDRGFRKTREGLVVSDKMDKTVVVAVEDRVKHALYGKVIRRTNKLKAHDEQNAAGVGDRVLLMETRPLSATKRWRIVEILEKAK, from the coding sequence ATGAGCGAGAGCAACGTGACTGAGACCAAGACTGACCGCGGTTTCCGCAAGACCCGTGAGGGTCTGGTCGTCAGCGACAAGATGGACAAGACCGTCGTCGTCGCTGTCGAGGACCGCGTCAAGCACGCGCTGTACGGCAAGGTCATCCGCCGTACGAACAAGCTCAAGGCGCACGACGAGCAGAACGCTGCCGGCGTCGGCGACCGCGTCCTCCTGATGGAGACGCGTCCGCTGTCGGCGACCAAGCGCTGGCGCATCGTCGAGATCCTCGAGAAGGCCAAGTAA
- the rplW gene encoding 50S ribosomal protein L23 produces MAIRHQSIASKAAKAAKAARVAKAKRIATEGKIAVEPTPLSKSFSDPRDVLVKPVVSEKSYALLDEGKYTFIVAPGSNKTQIKQAVEAVFSVKVTGVNTINRQGKRKRTRTGFGKRADTKRAIVTLAEGDRIDIFGQAS; encoded by the coding sequence ATGGCTATTCGTCACCAGAGCATCGCGTCCAAGGCTGCGAAGGCCGCCAAGGCCGCGCGTGTCGCCAAGGCGAAGCGCATCGCGACCGAGGGCAAGATCGCTGTTGAGCCCACCCCGCTGAGCAAGTCCTTCTCGGACCCGCGCGACGTCCTCGTCAAGCCGGTCGTCTCCGAGAAGTCGTACGCGCTGCTCGACGAGGGCAAGTACACGTTCATCGTGGCCCCTGGCTCCAACAAGACCCAGATCAAGCAGGCCGTCGAGGCGGTCTTCTCGGTCAAGGTCACCGGAGTCAACACGATCAACCGTCAGGGCAAGCGGAAGCGTACGCGCACCGGTTTCGGCAAGCGTGCCGACACCAAGCGCGCCATCGTGACCCTCGCTGAGGGCGACCGTATCGACATCTTCGGCCAGGCCTCCTAA
- the tuf gene encoding elongation factor Tu gives IDHGKTTLTAAITKVLHDAYPDLNEASAFDQIDKAPEERQRGITISIAHVEYQTETRHYAHVDCPGHADYIKNMITGAAQMDGAILVVAATDGPMPQTKEHVLLARQVGVPYIVVALNKADMVDDEEILELVELEVRELLSEYEFPGDDLPVVKVSALKALEGDKEWGESVLNLMKAVDESIPEPERDVDKPFLMPIEDVFTITGRGTVVTGRIERGILKVNETVDIIGIKTEKTTTTVTGIEMFRKLLDEGQAGENVGLLLRGIKREDVERGQVIIKPGSVTPHTEFEAQAYILSKDEGGRHTPFFNNYRPQFYFRTTDVTGVVTLPEGTEMVMPGDNTEMTVELIQPVAMEEGLKFAIREGGRTVGAGQVTKINK, from the coding sequence ATTGACCACGGTAAGACGACCCTCACGGCCGCCATTACCAAGGTGCTGCACGACGCGTACCCGGACCTGAACGAGGCCTCGGCCTTCGACCAGATCGACAAGGCTCCTGAGGAGCGCCAGCGCGGTATCACGATCTCGATCGCGCACGTCGAGTACCAGACGGAGACCCGTCACTACGCCCACGTCGACTGCCCCGGTCACGCGGACTACATCAAGAACATGATCACGGGTGCCGCGCAGATGGACGGCGCCATCCTCGTGGTCGCCGCCACCGACGGCCCGATGCCGCAGACCAAGGAGCACGTGCTCCTGGCCCGCCAGGTCGGCGTTCCGTACATCGTCGTCGCCCTGAACAAGGCCGACATGGTGGACGACGAGGAGATCCTGGAGCTCGTCGAGCTCGAGGTCCGTGAGCTCCTCTCCGAGTACGAGTTCCCGGGCGACGACCTGCCGGTCGTCAAGGTCTCGGCGCTCAAGGCGCTCGAGGGCGACAAGGAGTGGGGTGAGTCCGTCCTCAACCTGATGAAGGCTGTCGACGAGTCCATCCCGGAGCCCGAGCGTGACGTCGACAAGCCGTTCCTGATGCCGATCGAGGACGTCTTCACGATCACCGGTCGTGGCACCGTCGTCACCGGTCGTATCGAGCGCGGCATCCTCAAGGTCAACGAGACCGTCGACATCATCGGCATCAAGACCGAGAAGACCACCACCACGGTCACCGGCATCGAGATGTTCCGCAAGCTGCTCGACGAGGGCCAGGCCGGTGAGAACGTCGGTCTGCTCCTCCGTGGCATCAAGCGCGAGGACGTCGAGCGCGGCCAGGTCATCATCAAGCCCGGTTCGGTCACGCCGCACACCGAGTTCGAGGCCCAGGCCTACATCCTGTCGAAGGACGAGGGTGGCCGTCACACCCCCTTCTTCAACAACTACCGCCCGCAGTTCTACTTCCGCACCACGGACGTGACCGGCGTCGTGACCCTCCCCGAGGGCACCGAGATGGTCATGCCGGGCGACAACACTGAGATGACCGTTGAGCTCATCCAGCCCGTCGCGATGGAAGAGGGCCTGAAGTTCGCCATCCGTGAGGGTGGCCGGACCGTCGGCGCCGGCCAGGTCACCAAGATCAACAAGTAA
- the rpsJ gene encoding 30S ribosomal protein S10 yields the protein MAGQKIRIRLKAYDHEVIDSSAKKIVETVTRTGASVAGPVPLPTEKNVYCVIKSPHKYKDSREHFEMRTHKRLIDILDPTPKTVDSLMRLDLPAGVDIEIKL from the coding sequence ATGGCGGGACAGAAGATCCGCATCCGGCTCAAGGCCTACGACCACGAGGTCATCGACTCTTCGGCGAAGAAGATCGTCGAGACGGTGACTCGCACTGGTGCGTCGGTCGCGGGCCCGGTGCCGCTGCCCACTGAGAAGAACGTGTACTGCGTCATCAAGTCGCCGCACAAGTACAAGGACTCGCGCGAGCACTTCGAGATGCGCACGCACAAGCGCCTGATCGACATCCTCGACCCGACGCCCAAGACCGTTGACTCGCTGATGCGCCTGGACCTTCCGGCCGGCGTTGACATCGAGATCAAGCTCTGA
- the rplC gene encoding 50S ribosomal protein L3, producing the protein MTKQIKGILGEKLGMTQVWDENNRIVPVTVVKAGPCVVTQVRTNDSDGYESVQIAFGEIDPRKVNKPLKGHFAKADVTPRRHLVEIRTAGASEYTLGQELTAETFEAGIKVDVTGKSKGKGFAGVMKRHNFAGGKASHGAHRVHRKPGSIGGCATPGRVFKGQRMAGRMGNERVTTQNLTVHAVDAEKGLLLIKGAIPGPNGGLVLVRTAAKGA; encoded by the coding sequence ATGACCAAGCAGATCAAGGGCATCCTGGGCGAGAAGCTCGGCATGACCCAGGTCTGGGACGAGAACAACCGCATCGTCCCGGTGACCGTGGTCAAGGCCGGGCCCTGCGTCGTTACCCAGGTCCGTACGAATGACAGCGACGGCTACGAGTCGGTCCAGATCGCCTTCGGCGAGATCGACCCGCGCAAGGTGAACAAGCCCCTCAAGGGTCACTTCGCCAAGGCCGACGTGACCCCCCGTCGCCACCTCGTCGAGATCCGTACCGCTGGTGCCAGCGAGTACACCCTCGGCCAGGAGCTGACTGCCGAGACGTTCGAGGCCGGTATCAAGGTCGACGTCACCGGCAAGAGCAAGGGCAAGGGCTTCGCCGGTGTCATGAAGCGTCACAACTTCGCCGGTGGCAAGGCCTCGCACGGTGCCCACCGTGTGCACCGCAAGCCCGGTTCCATCGGTGGCTGCGCCACGCCTGGCCGTGTTTTCAAGGGTCAGCGCATGGCAGGCCGCATGGGCAACGAGCGGGTCACCACCCAGAACCTGACCGTCCACGCCGTTGACGCGGAGAAGGGTCTGCTGCTCATCAAGGGCGCGATTCCTGGTCCGAACGGCGGCCTCGTCCTGGTCCGTACCGCGGCCAAGGGGGCCTGA
- the rpsS gene encoding 30S ribosomal protein S19: MPRSLKKGPFVDDHLVKKVDVQNEAGTKNVIKTWSRRSMIIPAMLGHTIAVHNGKTHIPVFVTEAMVGHKLGEFSPTRTFRGHVKDDRKSKRR, encoded by the coding sequence ATGCCGCGCAGTCTCAAGAAGGGGCCCTTCGTCGACGACCACCTCGTAAAGAAGGTGGACGTCCAGAACGAAGCCGGCACCAAGAACGTCATCAAGACCTGGTCCCGTCGCTCGATGATCATCCCGGCCATGCTGGGTCACACGATCGCGGTGCACAACGGCAAGACCCACATCCCGGTGTTCGTCACCGAGGCGATGGTCGGCCACAAGCTCGGCGAGTTCTCGCCGACTCGCACCTTCCGCGGCCACGTCAAGGACGACCGGAAGTCGAAGCGCCGCTAG